The nucleotide sequence TGCGGAAGAAATAAATAAAGTTTACACCAAGGCAGTATTTTGGAGCCGTTCGTACTGTATCTTGACATGTGGCGGTGCGCCATTGTCTGTGCTTAAACAGTATATTGAGCAACAAAAGCTGGAATGAGCGGCGGAATGCCGCTATCGCACTTCACCCCCCGCCAAGCCTGTCGGCTATGGCAGGAGCACTATGCGATGGTTTGGTAGATGCCTATTCAGG is from bacterium (Candidatus Blackallbacteria) CG13_big_fil_rev_8_21_14_2_50_49_14 and encodes:
- a CDS encoding IS200/IS605 family transposase; protein product: AEEINKVYTKAVFWSRSYCILTCGGAPLSVLKQYIEQQKLE